From Watersipora subatra chromosome 8, tzWatSuba1.1, whole genome shotgun sequence, a single genomic window includes:
- the LOC137402374 gene encoding uncharacterized protein, with the protein MAGLPIPTFDDGTEVDSFLERLECYFAVSSTENAKKVPILLMGLSAGRYQTLRDLVSPAVPQSVGYDDLKLSLQSHFGEPRNMRLEHTRFRSIIRQNGESFTDFQIRVRKGARYCNFGDRLDENLLEQFISGVNHSGLSKKHTEDTRITTLAGAMEVAGTVQLLDGDSRAIAATTPNVVARVAHKGGAISNYNTFSASNTRKGQKTSKTVTCFRCSKPGHVASDTSCPARSKICNHCKEGHFAGSRFCRKAKNKKSTTVNAIADDNAATPDGITTMTGSPSAVDNFSHEFTVGHRLTLGKGTPTCTASMAGISVTFLVDSGAVDNVLDRQTYDILRNSVVLQPTTKKLFAYGQCAPLRMLGQFNLNVSVDSKTVNATFYVFDGIACNLLSAATASSLGLFCLTNVSSLSTEASLESVVKDKYPGCFLKKGMRFVCVLT; encoded by the coding sequence ATGGCTGGATTACCTATTCCCACGTTTGATGACGGCACCGAGGTTGACTCGTTTTTAGAAAGATTGGAATGCTACTTTGCTGTGTCTAGTACCGAGAATGCAAAGAAGGTACCTATCTTGTTAATGGGACTTAGTGCTGGTCGGTATCAGACTTTGAGAGACTTGGTTTCGCCTGCAGTGCCACAATCTGTTGGTTATGACGATTTAAAGCTTAGCTTACAATCACACTTTGGTGAGCCTAGAAACATGAGGCTGGAGCATACGCGGTTTCGCTCAATTATACGTCAGAATGGTGAGTCATTTACAGATTTCCAGATTCGAGTCAGAAAGGGAGCTAGATACTGTAACTTTGGAGATAGACTTGATGAAAATTTGCTGGAGCAATTTATCTCTGGAGTTAATCATTCAGGATTATCGAAAAAACACACTGAGGATACCAGAATCACGACATTAGCTGGAGCTATGGAAGTTGCTGGTACAGTTCAGTTACTTGATGGCGATTCTCGAGCTATAGCTGCCACTACTCCTAATGTCGTCGCTCGTGTTGCTCATAAAGGAGGTGCAATATCTAACTATAACACTTTTTCGGCTAGTAACACTAGAAAAGGACAGAAGACTTCAAAGACCGTTACGTGCTTCCGATGTTCAAAGCCTGGCCATGTAGCTAGTGACACTTCCTGTCCTGCACGGAGTAAAATTTGTAACCATTGCAAGGAGGGACATTTTGCAGGCTCGAGGTTCTGTCGTAAAGCGAAGAACAAGAAATCTACAACGGTGAACGCTATTGCTGACGATAACGCTGCTACACCTGATGGCATTACGACTATGACCGGTTCGCCTTCAGCTGTAGACAATTTTAGTCATGAGTTTACGGTAGGCCATCGGCTTACGCTTGGTAAAGGTACACCTACTTGTACTGCATCAATGGCGGGTATTTCAGTAACATTTCTTGTAGATTCGGGTGCTGTAGATAATGTACTTGATAGACAGACCTATGACATTTTACGCAATAGTGTTGTATTACAACCAACTACCAAGAAATTATTTGCTTATGGACAATGTGCACCCTTGCGTATGTTAGGGCAATTCAATTTAAATGTCTCAGTAGATAGTAAGACTgttaatgctacattttatgtCTTTGATGGTATTGCATGCAATTTGTTGAGTGCTGCCACTGCTAGTAGTTTAGGGCTATTCTGTTTGACCAATGTTAGTAGCTTGAGTACTGAAGCCAGTTTGGAAAGTGTTGTGAAAGACAAGTACCCTGGATGTTTCCTAAAGAAAGGGATGAGGTTCGTCTGTGTGTTGACATGA